Part of the Jatrophihabitans sp. GAS493 genome, CGCGCGGCGGCGCCGTCGGGGTGCCGTTCCCGAAACGCCCGCACATGTGAGAGCTGGATCTCGGCGAAGTTCTCGGACTGCTCGGCCCGGACCACACTGCTGGTCAGGAAGTTCATACCGTGCTCGCCCGCCCACTGAGCGGAACGCAGGCTCGCTCCTCCGTACCAGAGCCGTCGAGCCAGCCCCGGCGAATGCGGCTCAACCCGCTCGGAGAACTCCTCGATGCCCTCGGTGCCACGGAAGGCGCTCGCGGCCTCGCCGCGGACGAACCGCAGCAGTCGCTCGACCCGGGCGTAGCTGAAGTCCTCGGCGTCGGCGGTATCGGGATACAGCGCCGGCCGGACATCATCCCAACGCATCGGCGGACCAACGCTGAGGCCCGGGTTCAACCGGCCGCCGGAGAGAAGGTCGACGGTAGCGAGATCCTCGGCCAGCCGAAGTGGGTTCTCCCAGCCCAGCGGGATGACCGCCGTGCCGAGCTCGATCCGAGACGTCCGCTGCGTCGCCGCCGCCAGCACCGCCACCGGCGAGGAGATGCCGTACTGCAGATGCCGATGCCGCACCCAGGCACTGTCGAAGCCGAGCTGCTCACCGAGCTCGATGATCGCCAACGTCGACTCGTGACCGCGCGCCGGGTCGTCGCGGTCGAAGAGGCCGATGGTCAGAAACCCGAGTTTGCGCAGCGGGGCGGAGGGGTCAGGCATGACCACGATGCTGCCATCACCACTCGCCGACACCACCCCGAGCCCACCGCCGGCCACCCGAGGCCACCGCACGCCACGGTCGCCGGTTAGTACCTCGGGATTCGTGGGGACGCTGAGAAGACCCCGGAAAACAGCCAGACCAGGAGAACCTATGAGCTCAATGTCGAGCCGCGCCGCCCGACCGAGATTTACCACCGTCGACAATCTTGACACCCGTCCGGCGCCCGGCTGGGCCACCGCGATGGCTCTGGAGGCGCAGTCGGCCGGCGAATCCGTCTCCACCGCCCTCGCCATCTGCGAGAAGTTCGGCGCCGATCTCCCGGTGCCGGGATACGGCCAGACGGCGATGCGCTGGAAGCTCCTCGCCATCGCCGGTGAGGCCAACCTGACAGTGGCCCGGGTCTTGGAGGCGCACACGGACGCGCTGGCGATTCTCAACGAAGCGGGCCAGACCGGCCAGCTCCCCACCGCCGACGTTGCGGGGTGGGGAGTGTTTGCCGCCGAGGCACCGGGGCAGGAGCTGTCGGCCGCGTCGGGGCCGGACGGCTGGACGCTGACCGGCACCAAGCCATGGTGCTCACTCGGCGGTTCCCTCGGCCGCGCGCTGGTCACCGCCCGGGTCGCGGACACAACCGAGCCCGACGTTCGGCAGTTGTTCGCCGCCCCGCTGCAGCACCCAACCGTGCGGGCCGAACCGGCGGCGGTGTGGGTCTCGCGGGGGCTGCGCACTGTCACCAGCGGCCCAGTGCACTTCAGCGCCACCCCGGCGACGCCGATCGGCGCGCCCGGCTGGTACCTGCGGCGACCCGGCTTCGCGTGGGGCGGCATCGGCGTCGCCGCCTGCTGGTTCGGCGGGGCGCTGGGCCTGGCCGAGACGCTACGCCGCCGGGTCGCCGATCGGCGCGACGAGCTCTCCCGGCTGAGCCTCGGTTCGGTGGAGGTGGCCCTGCACATGGCCGCCGCGACGCTGAGTCAGGCGGCCCAGCTCGTCGACGACGGGGCCGCCGATGGGGCCGCGGGCGTTCTGCTCGCCCTTCGGGTGCGCGCAGCAGTGGCCCAGGCCGTCGAGCTGACTCTGACCCAGACCGCGCATACCCTCGGCCCGGCGCCACTGGCCTTCGACGAGGAGCACGCGCGACGGGTGGCCGATCTGGAGATCTACGTGCGACAACACCATGCTGAACGGGACTTAGCGAGCCTGGGGCAGCTGCTGCTCACGGAGCCGGCATGACCACGACCTTCACCCACCTCGATCTCGGTACACCCGAGGAGCAGTGGGATTCAGACTTCACCCTGGCCGCGGCACCGCCGGCCGTCCTGCCCGCCGGCTGCACCAAGCTAGTCGTATTAGCCGCCCATCCGGATGACGAGACTCTCGGCGCCGGAGGACTCATCTCCGTCGCCGCGGCTAGTGGGCTGCGGGTCGAGGTGGTGATCGCCACCGACGGCGAGGCGTCACACCCGCGATCCACGAGCCACTCCGCGCACCGGCTGGCGCAACTGCGGCGGGCCGAGGCGGCCGCCGCGCTGCGCTGCCTGGCCCCGACCGCCAGCATCAGCTTCCTCGGCCTGCCCGACGGCGCCCTCGAAGCGGAGTTGCCGACACTGCGAAGCTGCCTGCGCGACCGCATCGGCGCCGACGTCCTGGTCGTCACGCCGTGGTCGGGCGACCGCCACCCCGACCACGCCGCCTGCGCGAGGGCGGTGCGCGACCTGCGGGCGGCCAGGCCCACAATCATGCAGTGGCAGTACCCGATCTGGGCCTGGCATTGGGCGCAGAGCGCAGCCGAGTTTCCCGGCCCGGCGATGCGCCGCCTCGACCTTCCCGAGCTGGCCCAGCGCCGCAAGACGGCGGCCATCGGGGAGTTCCGCACCCAGAACGAACCGCTCTCCGCACGGCCGGGCGACGAGCCCGTCCTCTCGCCGCAGATGCTCGCCCACTTCCGGCGACCGTACGAGATCTACATCGTCGATCCCTCCGACGCCGGTCTGGATGTCAGCTACTTCGACGAGCTGTATGCCGAGGACGACGACCCGTGGGGCCTGCAGGACCGGTTTTACGAGCAGCGCAAGCGAGATCTACTGATCGCCTCGCTGCCCCGTCGCCGATTCCGGCGCGCCTTTGAGCCGGGCTGCGCGATCGGCCTGCTCACCGAACGGCTGGCGCAGCGCTGCGACAGCGTGACGGCCTGGGACTTCGCCCGACGTGCCCTCGATCTGGCTGCGGAAAACCTGGACGAACACCCGAACGTCGAACTAGCCCAGGGCACCGTCCCGGATCAGTGGCCGGAGGGCGAATTCGATCTCATCGTGCTCAGCGAGGTCGGCTACTACTGCCTCGATCTGGACGTGCTCGCCGCCCGGGTTCGCGCGTCCCTGAGCGCGGACGGCGTGCTGCTCGCCTGCCATTGGCGACACCCGGCCGCCGATCACCCACACACCGCCGAGGCCGTCCACGCCGCGGTCGGTCGTGGGATGCACCCCCTGCTGTGCCACACCGAGGCTGACTTCCGGCTCGAGGTCTGGTCGGCGACACCGGCCTCGGTGGCCCAAGCCGAAGGGATCGTGCCGTGATCACCTCGGTCGGGGTGGTCGTGCCGGCGGCCAACGAGCAGGGGCACATCAGCGTCTGCCTGGCCGCGATCCTGGCCGCCCGCCGGCACGCGATCGAGGTCTCGTCCCGGCCGATCGCGGTCCGCGTCATCGTCGTCCTCGACTCCTGCGACGACGACACCGCCGCGCTGGTCAGCGCCCACCCGGAGATCGAGTCGATCTCCTGCGCGTTCGGAAACGTCGGCGCCAGCCGGGGGGCGGGCGTCGCCCACCTGCTCGCCACGACCGATTGGGGCATGGGCGGATCGCCCGAGCAGATCTGGGTCGCGAACACCGACGCCGACTCGGCGGTACCGAAGACGTGGCTCACCCAGATGCTGCGCCACGCCGACGATGGAGCCGATCTGGTGCTCGGAACGGTCATTCCGGACGGCCATCTGCTGGGAAGCGTCCGCCAACACTGGCTCCGACGGCACATGGCGATTGAGGAGCACCCGCACGTGCACGGGGCCAACTTCGGTATCCGGGGCTCGGCCTATGTCCGCCTCGGCGGCTGGCCTCTGCTCGCCACCGGCGAGGACGTCGAACTGGCGGCGCGGGCCGTCGAGTGCCGGTTGAGCCGGGTCGTGCGCACCGCTTCCCTGCCGGTGGTCACCAGTTCACGCAGCACCGGCCGAGCGCCCCTGGGATTCGCTCATTACCTGGGACGACTGGCCGTGGAGGTCGCCGGCACCTGATCAGGTCTTCAGCAACCGGCGCACTGCCCGCTCCAGCCTCTCCTGCCGCTGCGGGTCTCGCTCTCCCAGTTTCTCGATGCGAGGCAGGGACGCCGCGATGGTCTGACCGTCGGCGTAGAGGTCGATCAGGCGCGGATCGACGTAGGCCGATCGCGCGACCGCGGGCGTGTTTCCCAGATGATCGGCAACGTCGCGCATCGCCGAGGCGATTGCGCGCTTGCGCTTGGTCGGGGTATCCGCTGGCGTCTGCCGGGCCAACGCGACGGCCGCGTACACCGTGCCGTGCCAGGTCCGGAAGTCCTTGGCCGTCATCTCGTCCCCGAGCAGTTCCTTCAGGTATTCATTGACGTCCGGGGCCTCTAGCGGTTGCCAGCCCTTCGACGCCTGATAGGCCAGCAGCGGCGCCGTGCGGCGTCGATGCCGGGTCATCGTGCGGACAGCGGCCAGCGCCGCCGGATCGGTGATCTCGATGTGCTGGGAGATGCCCGACTTCGCCGCGAACTCGAAGACAATCGTGGCGCCGTGTCGCTGGACGTGCCGAATCTCCAGTGTTGTCAGGCCGTAGGAGCCGTTGCTCGTCACATAGCTATCGCTGCCGATGCGGAAGTATCCGAGGTCGAGCAGCCGGAAAGCGGCGGCCAGGGCCCGTTCTCGCGGCATGCCCTGGCCGGTGAGCGAGGCGGCGACCTCGAGGCGGGCGGCCGGGAGACGGGCGGCAACCTTCAAGACCCGGTCGTGCTTGGCGGCATCACGCCGCACCCGCCACTGCGGGTGGTAGATGTACTGTCGGCGCCTTCGTGCGTCGGTTCCGATGGCCTGAATGTGCCCATTGGGCTGGGCACAGATCCAGACGTCCGCCCACGCCGGCGGGATGACCAGCGCCTTGACGCGCTGGACCTCTTCGGCCCTCAGGGCGGAGCCGTCCGCGTCGAAGTACCGGAATCCACGGCCTGATCTTCGCCGCGACCAGCCCGGTTCGGTCGGTGAGACAGTGCGCAGCCGGGTCATCTGGCCGACACCGCCGGACCTCTAGCGTCCGTACCAACGCCCGCTGTCGGCTCCGCGGAACAGGAATCCGACGAGCCAGACCACCGCCAGGATCACCGCCAGCACCCAGAGCAGATGGAGTGCGAAGCCGCCCAGACCGAGCAGGATTACCAGCAGCAGGACAAGCAGAATCAACGCCATGATGTCGACCTCCGGGCAGACGCCACCACCGTTGGTGACGCTTGACTTAGCAATTACCCGAAGTCCGCGGCAATGAAACACCATCGATGACTGTCGTTGGGATAGGGGATGCGGGCAGGCGGGTACACCGAGGGCAGAACGCACCGGAAGAACGCAACCGGACCCCCTGCCGTTTCGCGAGGAGCAAACCCATGACCACGCAATTTCCCGCAAGTAGCGACCAGACGAATGCCTCGACCGGCGAACTCGTCTCCCGGATCACCGAGCAGATGACGACGTTGGTGCGCGACGAGTTCAAGCTCGCGCAGTTGGAGATGAACAGCAAGGCCAAGCGGGTCGGCCTCGGCACCGGGCTCTTCGGTGGCGCCGGGGTGGTCGCCTGGTTCGGCCTGGGAGCCCTGGTCGCCGCGGCGATTCTCGGGCTCTCCAACGCGGTGAGTCCGTGGCTGGCCGCGGTGATCGTCGGCGCCGTCCTGCTGGTCGTCGCGGGCCTGCTCGCCCTCTCCGGCAAGCGCGAGATCGCGCAGGCCACCCCACCATTGCCGGAGCAGGCGATAAGCGGTGTCGAAACCGACGTCGCCATCGTGAAGGAGGCTGTTCACCGATGACCGATGACGAGTTGACCACCCTCACCGAGGAGATCGATCGCACCCGGGCTGATCTTGCCGCGTCCGTGACGCAACTGAGCGAGAAGTTCGACGTGAAAGCTCAGGTCTCCTCCCGATTCCATCGGGCCACCCAGTCGGCGGCCCCGGCCATCGAGCTGGCCCGCCGTAATCGCACCGTGCTGCTGGCCGGCGCCGCGGCGCTGCTCGCCGTGACGCTGATCGCTCGCCGCGACCGGGGAGGGAAGGCATGACGTTTCTCTACAAGCCGCTGGGCCTGCTCATCGGAATCCTCAGCGGAATGATCGCCACCGCCGCGTTCGAGCGGGTGTGGCGGCTCGCCTCGGGTGGTCAGCAGAAGCCGGACGCGACCGACCCGAACAGCACCTGGACCGAGATCGCCCTCGCCGCGGCGCTGCAGGGCGCCATCTTCGCCGGCGTCAAGGCCATCACCAACCGCGCTGGGGCCAAAGGGTATGAGAAGGCGACCGGAACCTGGCCGGCATGAGAGCTGGCACCCGTTTCTGGCACCCGTTTCCAGCTCCAATTTCCGGCTCCGATTTCCGGCTCCAATTTCCGGGGCCAAATGTCAGCACGGCAGAGCATGATGAAGCTGGAGGTTGAGTCGCTGTGACTAAGGCCAGTTTGGTGGTGGCCTCGAACCGGGGCCCGGTATCGATATCGGTTGGGTCCGACGGTGAGGAAGAGACCGTCCGCGGCGGTGGCGGCCTGGTGAGCGGCATGCAGGTCGCCCTCGACTCGGCGGGAGATGCCGTCTGGGTCTGCGCGTCGATGACCGATCGGGAGCGCTCGGTGGCGCGCCGCTCCGCGGGACGGCCGCTGGAGTTCTCCGCTGGTGACGCGGGCGGCGGCGACTTCGACGTGGTGATGATTCCGATCGATGGTGTGACCTTCCGGCAGGCCTACAACGGCATCGCCAACGCGACCCTCTGGTTTGTGCTGCACATGCTCTTCGAACCGACGCGGCGCCCGCTCTTCGACGCTGCCTGGCGCCGCCAGTGGGCGGCCTACCAGCGGTACAACCAGAGCTTCGCCGACGCGGTGGACCGGCTGGCCGAATCCGGTGCCACGGTGATGGTGCAGGACTACCACCTCTTCCTGCTGCCCGCCTTGCTGCGGGAGCGGCGGCCGGATCTGAAGATCGGGTTCTTCACCCACACGCCTTGGGTCTCCCCGGACTACTTCGGCCTGCTTCCCGACGACGTCGCCCACGACATCCTCTCCGGCATGCTCGGCGCCGATGTCGTCGGCTTTCACACCTGGCGCTGGGCC contains:
- a CDS encoding LLM class flavin-dependent oxidoreductase, yielding MPDPSAPLRKLGFLTIGLFDRDDPARGHESTLAIIELGEQLGFDSAWVRHRHLQYGISSPVAVLAAATQRTSRIELGTAVIPLGWENPLRLAEDLATVDLLSGGRLNPGLSVGPPMRWDDVRPALYPDTADAEDFSYARVERLLRFVRGEAASAFRGTEGIEEFSERVEPHSPGLARRLWYGGASLRSAQWAGEHGMNFLTSSVVRAEQSENFAEIQLSHVRAFRERHPDGAAARVSQGLVVIPTDGATAEQRARYEAYVQSRTPRTTAPQGPGRMMFAVDLVGSSEQIAERLYANPAFREIDEVAFALPFSFAHDDYVQILTDISTRLGPALGWRPSNG
- a CDS encoding acyl-CoA/acyl-ACP dehydrogenase is translated as MSSMSSRAARPRFTTVDNLDTRPAPGWATAMALEAQSAGESVSTALAICEKFGADLPVPGYGQTAMRWKLLAIAGEANLTVARVLEAHTDALAILNEAGQTGQLPTADVAGWGVFAAEAPGQELSAASGPDGWTLTGTKPWCSLGGSLGRALVTARVADTTEPDVRQLFAAPLQHPTVRAEPAAVWVSRGLRTVTSGPVHFSATPATPIGAPGWYLRRPGFAWGGIGVAACWFGGALGLAETLRRRVADRRDELSRLSLGSVEVALHMAAATLSQAAQLVDDGAADGAAGVLLALRVRAAVAQAVELTLTQTAHTLGPAPLAFDEEHARRVADLEIYVRQHHAERDLASLGQLLLTEPA
- a CDS encoding PIG-L family deacetylase; this encodes MTTTFTHLDLGTPEEQWDSDFTLAAAPPAVLPAGCTKLVVLAAHPDDETLGAGGLISVAAASGLRVEVVIATDGEASHPRSTSHSAHRLAQLRRAEAAAALRCLAPTASISFLGLPDGALEAELPTLRSCLRDRIGADVLVVTPWSGDRHPDHAACARAVRDLRAARPTIMQWQYPIWAWHWAQSAAEFPGPAMRRLDLPELAQRRKTAAIGEFRTQNEPLSARPGDEPVLSPQMLAHFRRPYEIYIVDPSDAGLDVSYFDELYAEDDDPWGLQDRFYEQRKRDLLIASLPRRRFRRAFEPGCAIGLLTERLAQRCDSVTAWDFARRALDLAAENLDEHPNVELAQGTVPDQWPEGEFDLIVLSEVGYYCLDLDVLAARVRASLSADGVLLACHWRHPAADHPHTAEAVHAAVGRGMHPLLCHTEADFRLEVWSATPASVAQAEGIVP
- a CDS encoding glycosyltransferase family 2 protein — encoded protein: MITSVGVVVPAANEQGHISVCLAAILAARRHAIEVSSRPIAVRVIVVLDSCDDDTAALVSAHPEIESISCAFGNVGASRGAGVAHLLATTDWGMGGSPEQIWVANTDADSAVPKTWLTQMLRHADDGADLVLGTVIPDGHLLGSVRQHWLRRHMAIEEHPHVHGANFGIRGSAYVRLGGWPLLATGEDVELAARAVECRLSRVVRTASLPVVTSSRSTGRAPLGFAHYLGRLAVEVAGT
- a CDS encoding DNA topoisomerase IB, producing MTRLRTVSPTEPGWSRRRSGRGFRYFDADGSALRAEEVQRVKALVIPPAWADVWICAQPNGHIQAIGTDARRRRQYIYHPQWRVRRDAAKHDRVLKVAARLPAARLEVAASLTGQGMPRERALAAAFRLLDLGYFRIGSDSYVTSNGSYGLTTLEIRHVQRHGATIVFEFAAKSGISQHIEITDPAALAAVRTMTRHRRRTAPLLAYQASKGWQPLEAPDVNEYLKELLGDEMTAKDFRTWHGTVYAAVALARQTPADTPTKRKRAIASAMRDVADHLGNTPAVARSAYVDPRLIDLYADGQTIAASLPRIEKLGERDPQRQERLERAVRRLLKT
- a CDS encoding hydrophobic protein yields the protein MALILLVLLLVILLGLGGFALHLLWVLAVILAVVWLVGFLFRGADSGRWYGR
- a CDS encoding phage holin family protein, whose product is MTTQFPASSDQTNASTGELVSRITEQMTTLVRDEFKLAQLEMNSKAKRVGLGTGLFGGAGVVAWFGLGALVAAAILGLSNAVSPWLAAVIVGAVLLVVAGLLALSGKREIAQATPPLPEQAISGVETDVAIVKEAVHR
- a CDS encoding DUF3618 domain-containing protein — encoded protein: MTDDELTTLTEEIDRTRADLAASVTQLSEKFDVKAQVSSRFHRATQSAAPAIELARRNRTVLLAGAAALLAVTLIARRDRGGKA
- a CDS encoding DUF4235 domain-containing protein, whose product is MTFLYKPLGLLIGILSGMIATAAFERVWRLASGGQQKPDATDPNSTWTEIALAAALQGAIFAGVKAITNRAGAKGYEKATGTWPA